A stretch of Cynocephalus volans isolate mCynVol1 chromosome 9, mCynVol1.pri, whole genome shotgun sequence DNA encodes these proteins:
- the OSTC gene encoding oligosaccharyltransferase complex subunit OSTC, with product MESLYRVPFLVLECPNLKLKKPPWVHMPSAMTVYALVVVSYFLITGGIIYDVIVEPPSVGSMTDEHGHQRPVAFLAYRVNGQYIMEGLASSFLFTMGGLGFIILDRSNAPNIPKLNRFLLLFIGFICVLLSFFMARVFMRMKLPGYLMG from the exons ATGGAGAGTCTGTACCGAGTCCCGTTCTTAGTGCTCGAATGTCCCAACCTGAAGCTGAAGAAGCCGCCCTGGGTGCACATGCCATCGGCCATGACGGTGTACGCTCTGGTGGTGGTGTCTTACTTCCTCATCACCGGAG GAATAATTTATGATGTTATTGTTGAACCTCCGAGTGTTGGCTCTATGACTGATGAACATGGACATCAGAGGCCAGTAGCTTTCCTGGCCTACAG agtaaaTGGACAATATATTATGGAAGGACTTGCATCCAGCTTCCTGTTTACAATGGGAGGTTTAGGTTTCATAATCCTGGACCGATCCAATGCACCAAATATTCCAAAACTCAATAGATTTCTTCTATTATTCATTGGATTCATCTGTGTCTTATTGAGTTTTTTCATGGCTAGAGTATTCATGAGAATGAAACTGCC